In the Danaus plexippus chromosome 4, MEX_DaPlex, whole genome shotgun sequence genome, one interval contains:
- the LOC116768439 gene encoding uncharacterized protein LOC116768439: MTVIFLILLFISASKADHSVEERCSNSSQSSLLFEPSKDGVEGRYAVEWCTKADNNVTKWELVLRYIESRAPKKCQTYKVGFPIGQSHSRLELPVTIDSNCSHVCLSTFLDLIFNGTCYHLRTLLRSNTGFSSSDDSLHYVINNYTKQHFTGSKAVVSVQSYEGGVELNWYLGFIPATDYSVYIWDKDTESSPAELRCQAGGSLLSEVRCVAQVPARCYTAHLTHRAPWIAAPSVFGHLANIEYVFCHSPGGVPVVPSDRWWGWREWWRVLCSVAGVLLLAGLLLWTLRKRLVAAWKRRVRDRWLADSSSSSSPVKAGPGEGVILLLYARDCVLLERAADALRSLLQAASGRQVLDLYSSSSVRLWARSGEDWLRLLVAREDTRVVLLQTPAGTLLSADLLHTRHGPTPGAPLLPSRALCRRPHPGDSLLPLALRLLVTAPPPTPYTRHYVSSISGVEADMAPAVTPLRRYVLPEATPVLLRDLAPAPAAHDAQLQRFTAALQQFTDYVRDNPDYLTDELIFK, from the exons ATGAcagtaatattcttaattctaCTCTTTATAAGTGCGTCCAAAGCCGATCACAGTGTTGAAGAAAGATGTAGTAACTCTTCACAGTCTAGTCTATTATTCGAACCGTCGAAGGATGGTGTGGAAGGACGGTATGCGGTGGAGTGGTGTACGAAGGCCgataataatgttacaaaGTGGGAGTTAGTGTTACGTTACATCGAATCTCGGGCTCCAAAAAAGTGTCAAACCTACAAAGTGGGCTTCCCAATAGGACAATCGCATTCAAGATTGGAATTACCGGTTACAATTGATTCAAACTGTAGTCAT GTTTGTCTTTCAACATTTTtggatttaatattcaatggtACTTGCTACCACTTGAGGACACTGTTGAGAAGCAACACAGGCTTCAGCAGCTCTGATGACTCCCTGCACTATGTCATCAACAACTACACAAAACAGCACTTCACAGGCAGTAAGGCTGTAGTCTCTGTACAAAGTTACGA AGGCGGCGTGGAGCTCAACTGGTACCTGGGCTTCATCCCCGCCACGGACTACTCTGTGTACATCTGGGACAAGGACACCGAG tCGTCGCCGGCGGAGCTGCGATGCCAGGCGGGCGGGTCTCTGCTGAGCGAGGTGCGGTGCGTGGCGCAGGTGCCCGCCCGCTGCTACACCGCGCACCTCACTCACCGCGCGCCTTGGATCGCCGCGCCCTCCGTTTTCGGCCATCTCGCCAACATAGAATACGTCTTCT GTCACTCCCCGGGCGGGGTGCCGGTGGTCCCGTCCGACAGGTGGTGGGGGTGGCGGGAGTGGTGGCGCGTGCTGTGCTCGGTGGCCGGCGTGCTGCTGCTGGCGGGGCTGCTGCTGTGGACCCTAAGGAAGAGACTCGTGGCCGCCTGGAAACGACGCGTACGAGACCGCTGGCTGGCCGA TTCCAGCAGTTCGTCGTCGCCGGTGAAGGCCGGGCCGGGTGAGGGCGTGATCCTACTCCTGTACGCCCGGGACTGCGTCCTCCTGGAGCGCGCGGCGGACGCTCTGCGGAGTCTGCTGCAGGCCGCCTCGGGCCGTCAAGTGCTGGACCTGTACAGCAGCTCGTCCGTCAGGTTGTGGGCGCGCTCCGGCGAGGACTGGCTCCGCCTGCTAGTGGCCAGGGAGGATACGCGCGTCGTGCTCCTGCAGACGCCGGCCGGCACCCTGCTGTCCGCCGACCTGCTCCATACGCGCCACGGACCCACCC CGGGCGCCCCCCTGCTGCCGAGCCGCGCGTTGTGCCGCCGCCCTCACCCCGGGGACTCCCTGCTGCCGCTGGCTCTCCGCCTCTTGGTGACGGCTCCTCCCCCCACACCCTACACCAGACACTATGTCTCCAG CATCAGCGGCGTGGAGGCGGACATGGCGCCGGCCGTGACTCCTCTCCGCCGCTACGTGCTGCCAGAGGCCACGCCCGTCCTGCTGCGGGACCTGGCGCCCGCCCCCGCCGCCCACGACGCCCAGCTCCAGCGGTTCACGGCCGCTCTCCAGCAGTTCACCGACTACGTCCGGGACAACCCCGACTACCTCACGGACGAGCTCATCTTCAAGTGA
- the LOC116768530 gene encoding BOS complex subunit TMEM147 produces MTLYHFGNCLALVYVPYHMAYKFSGISEYASFSKCVYAGGLYIFTQLCKMLLLATFFPDSDSSHESGEYDVLLEILKATVDFADLFGLYFALNSIPGKGHAKILTAAVGWASAEVLVTRSVFLWVGARGSEFSWRYVRACAEANVSLLQTGGCAALVWLRARSDLPPRLAPLVLSLLLLAPYRSLLEEAVAAALSLSAWPLLALRAAHAAVVALAALAAYAVLAQQIAV; encoded by the exons atgacgcTTTATCATTTTGGTAATTGTTTGGCTTTGGTCTATGTACCATATCACATGGCATATAAGTTTTCAGGGAT ATCAGAATATGCTTCGTTTTCAAAATGCGTTTACGCAGgtggattatatatttttacacaacTATGCAAAATGCTATTACTAGCAACTTTCTTCCCAGATTCTGATAGCAGCCATGAAAGTGGTGAATATGATGTGTTACTA GAGATACTCAAAGCTACCGTAGACTTTGCCGACCTCTTCGGTCTTTACTTTGCCTTAAACTCTATCCCTGGTAAAGGACATGCAAAGATCTTAACTGCTGCTGTTGGATGGGCCAGTGCTGAG GTGCTGGTGACCCGCAGCGTGTTCCTGTGGGTGGGCGCCCGCGGCTCGGAGTTCTCGTGGCGCTACGTGCGGGCGTGCGCGGAGGCCAACGTCTCTCTGCTGCAGACGGGCGGGTGTGCGGCGCTGGTTTGGCTCCGCGCTCGCAGCGACCTCCCTCCCCGCCTGGCGCCGCTGGTTCTGTCGCTGCTGCTGCTGGCTCCGTACCGCTCGCTGCTGGAGGAGGCGGTGGCCGCCGCGCTGTCCTTGTCCGCCTGGCCGCTGCTCGCGCTCCGAGCCGCGCACGCCGCGGTAGTGGCGCTCGCCGCACTAGCAGCCTATGCCGTGCTGGCACAGCAGATAGCGGTCTAG